The Bombus huntii isolate Logan2020A chromosome 6, iyBomHunt1.1, whole genome shotgun sequence genome window below encodes:
- the LOC126867199 gene encoding tRNA-uridine aminocarboxypropyltransferase 1, producing the protein MEKTNVADTDNIKKTLTLEEEQKVIDKAPFQHLKITNAQILNTIEGRKICERCNRSRKFFCYSCYIPVISKEYFPTIKLPIKIDIIKHAREIDGKSTAIHAAILAPEDVRIFTYPNFPEILNKEETVLIFPSPTGIPVDSLFIKKVEEDNKTITKTIKNAFPIKKAIFIDSTWHQTKTIYNDQRLRDLKCIILKSRISQFWRHQKKSPRWYLATIEAIHQFLVELHTCAFGAIQGYANIKHTEENSTNTICQNVNELPEIDQRYIGQYDDLLYFFKYMYEKIHTMYDHDKLLAYKRSLI; encoded by the exons ATGGAAAAAACTAATGTAGCCGATACAGATAATATCAAAAAGACTTTAACTTTAGAGGAAGAGCAGAAAGTAATTGATAAGGCACCTTTTCAGCATCTAAAAATTACTAATGCGCAAATTTTGAATACAATAGAAGGTAGGAAGATATGTGAACGTTGTAATAGATCAAGaaaatttttttgttattcatgttacATACCTGTTATTAGCAAGGAGTATTTTCCAACAATAAAG TTACCTATTAAAATCGATATCATTAAACATGCACGTGAAATTGATGGAAAAAGTACTGCAATTCATGCAGCTATACTTGCTCCAGAAGATGTGAGAATTTTTACATATCCTAATTTTCCAGAAATATTGAATAAAGAAGAG actgttttaatttttcctaGCCCTACGGGTATACCTGTGGATTCCTTATTCATAAAGAAAGTTGAAGAggataataaaacaattacaaaGACAATAAAGAATGCATTTCCTATAAAAAAAGCTATCTTTATTGATAGCACGTGGCATCAAACAAAAACTATTTATAATGATCAACGATTACgag aTTTGAAATGTATCATTTTAAAATCAAGAATATCACAATTTTGGCGTCATCAAAAAAAGAGTCCACGATGGTATTTAGCCACAATTGAGGCAATTCATCAGTTTTTAGTAGAATTGCATACATGTGCATTTGGTGCAATACAAGGATATGCTAACATAAAACATACTGAAGAAAATTCCACAAATACAATATGTCAAAATGTGAACGAGTTACCTGAAATAGATCAAAGATATATAGGTCAATACGAtgatcttttatatttttttaaatatatgtatgagAAGATTCATACTATGTATGATCATGATAAATTATTGGCATATAAGAGATCATTAATATAA